CCGTGGTCGGCCTGCTGCATGACTTTGATTATGAGCAGCACCCAACTCCGGAGGAACACCCTTTTGTTGGCGTCAAAATTCTGCAAGAGAAAGGCTACCCCGAAGAAATTACCCGCGCTATTTTGTCACACGCAGATTATTCCGGTGTTGTTCCGGAAAGCAACATGGAAAAATCTCTGTTTGCAGTGGATGAACTGAGCGGCTTTATTGTTGCGGTATCTTTAGTGCGGCCTTCCAAAAGTATTCTCGATTTAAAAGTTAAGTCAGTTAAAAAAAAATTGAAAACAAAAGCTTTTGCGGCGAATGTGAGCCGAGAAGACATTCAAAAAGGCTCGGAAATGTTGGAGTTGAGTTTAGAGGAGCATATTCAAAATGTCATTGATGCTATGAAAACAATCGCAGGCGATTTAGGGTTGGCGGAAAACTAACTCAGGAAAATCGTGAAAATTAGCAGCTTTTCTTGCATATTGGTGCAGTTTCATTA
This sequence is a window from candidate division KSB1 bacterium. Protein-coding genes within it:
- a CDS encoding HDIG domain-containing protein yields the protein MNRQEAWDLMTQYTKSENLRKHMLAVEAAMRFYAKKFGEDEEKWAVVGLLHDFDYEQHPTPEEHPFVGVKILQEKGYPEEITRAILSHADYSGVVPESNMEKSLFAVDELSGFIVAVSLVRPSKSILDLKVKSVKKKLKTKAFAANVSREDIQKGSEMLELSLEEHIQNVIDAMKTIAGDLGLAEN